The Juglans microcarpa x Juglans regia isolate MS1-56 chromosome 2D, Jm3101_v1.0, whole genome shotgun sequence DNA window ATGTGCACGTCAGTACTGAAATTAACATGTTAATATATAGCTCAGTTTGTCAGTTTATTCCCGTGCACCGTTAGGCGTTAgcttattaagaaaaaataaaaaatatttttaaataaaattacatcgGTGAatataagaagataaaaattaaaattttaaatttcatctattcacttttatgtttatatttttaattttttaataagttacgTAGTACTACATACTGCATAGTAAAGCCAcgtcaataaaaataaaatgagtgatATAACTGGAGTAACGTAATAAAATTTGTCTTTCTATTTCATGCTTAATTTAATCATTGTTCGTACTCTAAATTTATGAGTGACATTTAAATTGAGCTAAATTTAATCCAATGCCGGGTGTAGTTTCTaaatggaaaatgctatttAGTCCTCTGAATTTATCGTTCAAATGGACCGTTTAATATGGCAGTACCACGTGATACTGCTATGTCATtttaaaagacaaaagaaaaaaaaaaaaaaaaaacagaatagagcactcatttttttttctcaattgtgGGCATCTTCTCTTCGGATTaatttctcaataatttttcatattaatatcAATGACTGTAAAACAAAGTTCATCAACTGTAGGCTGTAATATTTATTTGAcacaatagaataaaaattaaattataattttggaaaTGAGAGAGATTAATCGAAACTTCTAGCAGCATTATTTGTTTAATAACTAACTGaatgatgtatttttgaaagtttattaAGGATTTTGACAATCGTTTATAGTCAATAAATTATTCTACATATGTCACGATAACAAATTGATATTagtgataataaataaataaataaattgtattttatgtttttttaaaatatgatacgGTAATGCCACTTGGCACTGTCGGATcaaacaattatattctaaacGATAAACTCAAACGGCAAATAGCAACGTCCTTCCGTAGCATGACTTCAATGGTTATGATTGAATTCTTggttagatagtgagatgagatgatatgattttagatgaaagttaaataaaatattatttttttaataataatattttaagatttgaaaatattgaattgtttattatattttatgtaaaaattttaagaaaattataatgatgatatgagataaaataaaatcatttgtatATTCAAACGGAACTTTAATCTAGGATCGGCTACCATGCCGACCATAGGCGATCGTTGGACTATATCATTAGTGCATtctgattttttctttaatatttttcaaacatttaagaaaaataaaaatgatttacacataatattttacataattatattttaaatgagatatttttataaaaaaatgttataaaaataatatcattttataaaaatactttcatgGAAGGAGtattattactaaaaaaaacacaaacccactaattgtaactttttttaattatttaaaaattaaaaaataaaataaaatacactacCAATCAAACTCAAGATACAAATCCAATGGCGCATATCCTTTAATCTAAACATGTTCTCACGTTTATTTTTGATCGTtcaatcaaactcaattcaTGTCAAATTAATTATCGAAGAGATTAGatgcttttttaattttttatataaaagttaaacctatatcaacttatttcatacattttaatctaaaaatttaaactcatttcaatttaaaaaagttaaatttatctcaataaaactcataatatattattattcacactCAACTCAAGTCTCGTTaagatattgagttgagttaagttctttatgaataataatgagttgaaatgctgaagtgagttttgtgaaaCCTAactaagataagtttagatatatttatgagaagttgaaaaagattgtgagtcttAAGTttaaagagatgttgagttgaaaaaagaatatagatttcacgtataaagagattttaaatttagatgagtttaataatttaaaaattaagtatttatatattaaattcaacttaaaattaaactaaattcaatttatctcaattcaattcagtatAAAAACGAGAGCCCAACGCACAAACGTACACCTCTCGACAACtgacaaaattattatatataagagaaatgatatacacataatatattatacaatacattacacaacaatattataaaatgaaaatatttttataaaattatgttatttttataaaaatatctcttatttaaaatataattatgtaaagtgTGGTAAAATATGTTCtctgtaaatcattttccttatattatatatatagtttgttttttttattgaacaaACATATAATTGATTTTGAAAGGCCGTCCTGATTCCCAAGTCCTTGGTCATTTGAGAGGCGCCAAGATAAGATTTTGgtggtgaaaaaaaataataagattttcgTGCGCGTGTCCTAAGCAGCCTCGCTCCAGATCCCCCACGGGCCACGTCCCTCTCGAAGGGCGTGGCCTCCACAAGTTCGTCACCCACCCATCTTTCaattccaaaatataattcaCCTACCCCCACAGAGAGCCAGCGATTCATTGATTCAGACCCAAGGAAGTTCCAGAGATCCATTTCAATGGCGTCGATTCTAAGCTTGGTAGGTGCCGGGTTTACTTACAGCAAGTCCCCCGCTGAGGGCGTCAAGCGAAGCAGAGGAGGAACCACCGTTGGAGCCCACTCCGAGTCTTTATCTTTCGGTCATGTGGGTAGAGCCAGGCCGAATCGTGTGTTGGTGGTGAGAGCGGAGGGTCAGGGTGTTAACCCGGAGATAAGGAAGAGCGAAGAGAAAGTAGTGGATAGTGTCGTTGTCACCGAACTCTCCAAGCCTGTCACTGCTTATTGCAGGTAATAAAACCCCTCAGTTCATACGgttcttcatttcctttcccATCAACTGATTGTTGCGTAAGATCGGTTTGTTGGGTTTATGGAAAGGGAAAATTGCTAAGGGGATAATAGTTTAGAAGTGTTCTGCTACATATTGATTTATTGGGCTATATATTTACGTGCTTATTATTTGAAGTTAGATTTTAAATGTCAAGAGCCCTATACTTTTGGTGACCTTTGGTCAGGCACTGGGGTTGATAGGCGTCTTTCATATTATCaggaataacatttttcatgcaCAAATTTCTTAGTCCACAAACACACATGAACACAAACAAGTTCCATCCAAATCAATTACATATGGCCAACTTATTGTTTCCGCTGCTCTTGTAATTGTCGTTGAAGATATATTTTCTTAGCTATGAAAATACTTTTATGTGTTTAGATATACTTTACTTATTATTGTGTAAAGGATAATTTCTTAGCTAATTTTCTTAGTAGATATATTTGTCagattaaatattttcttagctAATTCTGAAGCAGAGTGACCAAACTATAATATAATGCTATAAGTGGCTGATTTTTCTTTCAGAACAGGATAGCATACAATGTCTAGAAATGTCAGGAGAATTTGTCAGTTTATAGATAACTTTGAAAACTTAAAGGAACTCAAAATTTTATGATGCGTaatagtttgttttattttttcacttatcAGAAGTTTGAGACGTCCCTTAATGCCACATTCATTTCTCTTATTCCCAAAATAGTTGGGGCATCTGAGTTGAAGGATTTTCTCTCTATTAGTTTGGTGGGTGGTGTTTATAAGATAATCTCGAAGGTACTTGCCAATTGGTTGAGTACAGtgatggaaaaaattatttctaaatacCACAAAGCTTTTGTTCGGGGAAGGCAAATTCTTGATTATGTGttgattgcaaatgaatgtCTAGACTTTCGCTTGAGGGAAAGGGTGCTAGGTGTCATTtgtaagttagatatggagaaagcGTATAATAAtgtgaattgggattttcttttttacatgcTTGGGAGATGTGGATTTGGGGTGAGGGGATGTGGATGGATTAGACAGTGTGTCTCTACTGCACAGTTTTTAGTGTTAGTTAATGGGAGTCCTTGTGGTTTTTTTCACAGTTCTCGCTGTTTGAGACAGGGAGATCTGTTATCTCCCTTCCTTTTTGTTATTATCATGGAAGCTTTGAGTCGAATGGTGGAGGCTgctgttgggggggggggatttcTTTCTGGGTTTAAGGTGGGAAATGTCCAGAATGGTTTTATCACTATTTCTCACATtttctttgcagatgacactattattttttgtaatgctTATAGTGGATAGTTTCAAGCCTTAAGGGcgattttattatgttttgaaactGTATCAGGTCTGAAGGTAAATTTGAGTAAGTCGGAGATGGTTCATGTGGGGGAGGTGCAGAGTATTAACTGCTTGGCGGAGTTGTTGGGTTGTAAAGTTGCTGCTTTACCATTGAAGTACCTTTGTCTTCCATTGGGGGCGCCTCACAAGGCGAagtctatttgggatggggttgtGGAAAGATTGTGAAAAGGTTGGCGGGTTGGAAACGGCTTTATTTAACAAAAGGGGGTAGAATCACTCTCATTAAAAGTACCCTTTTCTAACCTCCATTGCCAGTAGAGGTGGGAAAACagattgagaaattatttctTACATTTTTGTGGGGTGGTATGGGTGAGGAGACGAAGATTCATCTTGTTGGCTGTAAAAAAGTTTGCTCTCCTATTTCAAATGGAGGTTTGGGGATTCGGAATTTGAGTAGTTTTAACAAGGTTTTGTTGGGAAAATGTTTGTGGAGGTATCAAGTGGAAGGGGTGTCGTTGTGGAGGGAGGTTTTAGATTGGAAATATGGGTTTGAGTTTGGGGAGGGGGGGTGTTCTAAGGAGGTTAGGGGGACCTATGGAGTGAGTCTTTGGAAACTTATTAGAAAAGGGGTGTGAGAATTTTACCCAAATTTTGTTGTTGATGAGGGTACAGCGTCTGTTTTTGGCTTGGTACTTGGTGTGGTGATAGGTCTCTTTGTAGTGTGGTCCCTGCTATGTTTCGTATAGCATCTAATCGGCTTGCATCTGTTGCTGATCTGTCAGTAATTTCGAATGGAATTTTGCAGTGGGATGTTGGTTTTATGAGAGCTGTtcaggattgggaacttgatgagGTGTCTGATTTTTTCTGCCACCTTTATTCCCTGTGGGTTGGGGGTGATGAGAGGGAATAAAATGATATGTAAGCATACGGGCAGCAAAAAATTCTCGGTTCGGTCTTACTCTAAGGCATTGACTGTTCAGCAGTGTGTTTCTTTCCTTGGAAGCGcatttggaggtctcatgtgccttccaaagttaacccctaggggttagcTCAAGTGTTAAAGTCCTTGGGcttggggtatgctcccccaggtccaaggttcaaatctccttgggtgtaaacaatctctaggggccacaccccctggtgaaaagccagcgacTTAACTAGTTCTGTGTAGGGAAACTTTCGAGGATGTGGTGCacgggaccggggtttactctgcaggagtgggtccgaagggccctgccttggagaggttccccgacataaataaataaataaaaaagagagagagaagaagaaaagaaaagaaaagtgccttccaaagttgcttttttcATTTGGACAGCTTCACTTAGAAATATTTTGACAATTGGTCATTTGAGAAAGAGGGATTTTGTTATTATGGaatggtgttttatgtgtaagaagcatggggaatcggtggatcatttacttttgcattgtgaggtggctaaggcTTTATGGGATGGAGCTTTTAGTAGAGTTGGACTGGTTTGGGTGATGCCGAGGATAGTAGTGGATTTGCTTGCGTGTTGGAGGGGGCTTCGTAGTTCTAAACAAGTGGTTGCGacatggaagatggttcctttgttccttatgtggtgtatttggtgggaAAAGAACGAGCGATGCTTCAACGTAAGGAGTGCACCTTGGAGGAAATCTGGAAATTCTTTGTATTTACTTTATCACAATGGTTTTCTGTTATAGGTCTTGATGGAGCATCTGCTCatgattttctgttttcttctGCTTTATagtgtaattaggtgtttcttttgtttacttcttgtgtacatgggcttcgcctTATACATTCgttcaataaaatttcattttacttatcaaaaataaaaaatttaaactacaCATCCAATAAGAGCTTGGAACTGTTCAAATGAGTAATCTTATAGTCTTATATCGATGCCCTAGTTTTTTTGTTCCCCAAATCAGTGTAGCATTCATAATCAACCACTTCCATGGGAATCAAACCACATTTTCCAGCACCACAACAACTCAGCCGTAGTCTACGAAGACACCAAATTAACTCCAAAAGTGAGAAGAATACTGAGAATCAGAAATCCATTGGAGATGAGCAATGTGGGGTTGATATTTTAAACTCAAGGttctaattttgaaacttttcttaCACTCCTCAAAAGCATaggtttttcctttctttcttcttgttttaaataatttttagtttataaaaaagtattgcCATTATGTTTTCCTCTCTCAAGACACACGGATTCCTTTCTCAGAAATCCATCAGCCGTTTGGATCAATTTCTTCACTCCTTTGACTGCCTAACCCAGTTACGGATGTGGCCATTTGACTCTGTAACATCTTTCATAGGAAATTCAAGTCTTAAATATGGTACACCACAGACCACAAACGGCTGAAATAGACAGCTAGATAAAAGGTTCCATGAAGTGAATAACATGTAGCTGTattcttttttgaatttgtcTGATATCATGCTCTTCTAGTTTGCCAAAGTATCCAAACTCtgagcttttgtttttgtttttgtttttcccttgCAGATGTTGGAGATCCGGTACTTTCCCTTTGTGTGACGGAAGCCATGTTAAGCACAACAAAGCTACTGGGGACAACGTTGGACCATTGCTCTTGAAGAAAAAGTAACagtaattatagtactattatcTAGGTACTTTATCTCATTTGTTGCGCTAGAGCTGAAGATGTTCATTTGACGAATATTATTTTCTGTACAATGGATTTTATTGAGTTCTTCAGTTTCCTGCCTAAACAATGgtgtcatattttaaaattatgtccagaaagaaaatatcaataaatgTGTGTCTTGACTAATTAGCCGAATAACATTGGATTATGTTTGAACACGAGTATATAGAATTTGAATACCAAGAGTACAGCCGCTCTCATCTTTGCCATTAAGCATGTGAAATCTGTGCTATTAGTCCAAAACCATGTCTAGCTATTGGTGTGCTTACAATCAAAGAAGGTGAGAGACGAGAGACTGAACCAGAAAGTTTAATCGCCACCCTGAAGTTGGACTTCTTTATAGAGAACATAAGCTTAACAGTAAACCCTGTTTTAGAGGAGCAGTTAGAGATGCTGTAGCTtgaccccttttttttttttttatcccattTATGTAGTAAGCAGATGCTTATTTTAGGGGAGGGGGCTTTCGCATTACCAAGTTCTAAACTCTTTTATCCCCACCATGTATGGAGGTGGGATCCATTGATTTCTTGTGCTgatgaaaaatgtaatttatgGATTCCCCCGTTCATAAAGTTGTTAAAGTGAGCCGGTTGAAGAGCCTTTGTGTTATAATTGCAACATTGCATTTAAGCTACATTAGCTTAAATAATCGTCCATGTAATTCATTTGAATGGTTTGAACATACTTGATGAATGCTATTTCATATTTGCCTTTGTATTTTGTGATGTTCTTAAGAGTATACAGATGATAATGATATACCATAACACATCTGAGTAAAAGTTTCTAGAGTGCATCCGAAGTGATCTTATAGGATTCTTGTTAATACTTGCATGTAGCCCCCTGCTATATGTCTATAATACGATCAGGGATGACATTACGCTTATCTGAGTTGAGTTGGCTGTTGGCATGGAATCACCATGTCCAGTATGGGTGACATAACCCCTTGAAAGGTTGGTTTTGATTGgtttgtgatttgatttgagGTTAATTAATATGTTTGTGCATCAAGTGCGTGATTTGCAAATGTACCGAATATGTACTATGTAGGATATGTTTGCGCTTCCTTCACACTTaggttttgccaattgagcttAATTATCCTGTGATTGTCAATGGACAGCAACGCTGCccattattgttcattattctTTCCTTATACAACTCTTTCCTTATTTCTCTAGTTAATATTTGACAGATTGTAACTTCCATGCATAGGGCTAGAATTAGGCGCATACTGATTTATTTCCATGTATAGAATTGCTTTGTAAAGATTATATAAGATACAGAACCCCTCAAGGCCAAGGATTGGGGGCCATTCACAGAATAGTTTGACTTATCTTGACAGTGATCACCTTGAGACCCATTTATTCAGTCTCATAAAGAATATGAAAACTGCTATTCTAAAGCTTTTACACCGCACACCGCTTATGTGGATCAGTCAGtgtgatttaatttaattttttattttttcctcataGCAAATAGAGGAATAGCATATATAGTAGAAGAAGATATAGTCTCTGAGTCAGAAGACTATGGCAGTTGTAACCACCTGGAACGCCATGGAAGTGGCAGGGGAAGCCCGAGAAAACCCGAAACTTAAGCTTGGACATCCagtctccctccctccctccctagTCCCTCCCCAGGCCCTCCCCAACATGAAGCCTCGCTTCGCCTCATGTTCGTCGAGGTTCTCCCACTTCATCTCATACGCATTTCTATGGATTTGATTCAAATTAGAAATATTAGCTTCTCTCTGTGTTggtgtttttatcattttttcttttctttgctctTTATTTTCGTTTTCCGGCTGTAGCTAAGAAACCGTTGAAAAACAAGTTGTTTTCGCATTTGTATGTATTTTATGACAGCAAAGCACACGACTGACCGCAGCCCTTTCTTGATGACCGGTGATGCTTAATAGACTGGGTTCATCACATAAGGGTTTGAGGTGTGAGATTAACAGAGTGGTATTTCATCCGCATGCCATCGgttatcttttttcattttgcaaCATGAATTACAAAAGGTTTACGGCTTGTTTGGTTCCTTAACTGCACTCAGTCCAGTTGAGTTCAATTTAGATTTAGATCtcttataatattcaaatacccAATTTCTAAATCACGAGCTTTGCTCTTCATAAGTCCAACACACcacactttcttttatttttttaaactttttttaaaaaaattttgggtatattcttctttaaataattgaattattatattcgttatctatataccacacatttggtaaaagaaaaaaattaaaaaaataacaaaaaggatggtgtgtgaggtttatgaatagaatttttctatatctaaactcatcttaacatctagaCACATATAAACTTATCTTAGGTTGGCTCCATAGAATTCACTccattatctcaactcactactattcatagagaattcaacttaactcagtttAATATCCAAATGTAGCCTTAAAGTCCATTTTAGTTTGTGTACCATTGAgatcaacaaaatgaaaataaaaatttgttccAATCCATATTTTCCTTTTCGGCCCCTCTTCTCATCTCTCACTTTCTATTATCCTCGCTTTTAGGATTAAAACAATACATATTCTAAGTGGCACGATCTAAATGATCATAATGTGTTCTAGCTTGATgggtataattttatttttctttttttgttaaaaaaaaaaaaactagtactATTCCATCACTCAATCCTCTGCTAAAGAATCAAaagtgcttatcaaaataagaaGCTTTAATGATCATTGGATGccaaagaggaaaaagaacacCCTAATGATTAAACCAAATGACTTAGCTCGTAAAGAAAATGGTTAAAGCTAAATGTCTAATGTTCAGTAAAGCTAATGAAATGGAACAAAGTAAAGGGGGAAACATGTCTTATCATCCCTGGCTAGCAGTAATCGACAATTTGCTTAGTCCCCATCAGTGCCACCACCCATAATTCCAAAACCAGATAGCTGGACTTACGTAACataaacatgtaattttttCTTGGTTTGAATACTGTATTCAAGATTCAAGTAGGACGAATTCCAATGCCGAAAAAGTCTTGAGTTTATTTAGAGGAGACACCCTCTATGcttctaattaaatataattttatttatttatgttctaTACGGATGTGTATATAAAATGACTAACGTTATAGGACGATATAAGATCCCGAGCTTATGTGGCGTGCATacccttattattattatttttttgttttaattcaaCCAAGTATGTCGGTCAAAATATATTAGTATCGTAATAATAATAGACACAAGAGTTGTCACATTCCAGATCATACTACATTAATTCGTGACAGACAATAAGCAAAACAAGGCACACGTTAGAAGCATACATGTAAGAAGATTGTGGTGCCGCGCACAAACCACAATCAATTTGAGATTTGATGAGGCTAGGCTACCAaccataatatataataataataataataatagaacattaactttataatctgacgaaaCACATCAAGTCATTTCAATTTGTGTGGTTAtctttatataattcttttgtagttagaatattttttataataataaggtaaatgattttttatgacaATATTTAACAGTTTACGCGTTGACAGTCAGATGCATGGACCTGGAATACACTTAATTCGGCAAGAATCTAGCGCAGACCCACAAAGCAGTCTTCACACTTCGTATACATGGATGCATGAGAGATGCATCCGAGAAAGCCAGTCCGGAAATTTTGTGCACTGCGTATGTTTGATTTACGGAGGGTTGGTATCCAGATCCACTAGTTCGTCAGAAACTATCTAACGCGATGTTGCGTCGACAAGTATTATCTTCAATTTcataatctaaatatttttttaaaaatttaagaaaatattgataaatatgcATGACGAGgccataataaaataatattcacaaacaaatattcaatattgtcggatcaatttgaattaaaagaaaaaactcaattcCCATGTGAACTCTTATGTCTTGACATTAAATGAGGGTGATTTATTTTTAGTGATAGACCTAAATCAAGTAACTTGACTACATTGTTAATGCAATTGAACTTAAATTGTAGGTTTGAATTCAAGGCATTAATATGATGAGAAATAGTTTAaccataaaaatttatataaaagtaaatttataaattaaataggatgcgatatattaaattataaaattattttaattataaagtaaatttaacgtatcacatcatgttatgttagtttataaatctaattttataaaatctctttatgactGTAATTCTCcactaatataaaattatttggatGGTTGTCAAGTTTAAATAATTAGTGTAATATTAGTTGAATTGAACCCTCCCAAATTTGGGCCGACAGAACTAGGCATTGCTACGTCTACCGACAAGACAAAATTTATCGAGCTTTTGTATCGACggtgttaattaattaattaattaattattgtatttttaaaaaaaaaaagatactaaaatataaacaaacacaaatgctaaaaatacaaaaaaataaaaaaaaaatcatataatcgagggtctatcattttcctaacattaaatgatgagataaatatagataaagtttgaatagtgagttgagataaaaattgaaagttgaataaaatattattataatattattttgagatttgaaaaaattgaattatttattatattttgtataataattttaaaaaatttataatgattaaatgaaatgaaataaaatgagttgatatcAACTCTATATCCAAATAGACCATCtaaaaaagtttttataaaaaataattattctcatcagtcactatttactactccacattaaaaaaaatattatgtgtaaaatatgagaatgaatagtaatgatgtataacaaaacacattttatgaAAG harbors:
- the LOC121248383 gene encoding CDGSH iron-sulfur domain-containing protein NEET: MASILSLVGAGFTYSKSPAEGVKRSRGGTTVGAHSESLSFGHVGRARPNRVLVVRAEGQGVNPEIRKSEEKVVDSVVVTELSKPVTAYCRCWRSGTFPLCDGSHVKHNKATGDNVGPLLLKKK